From a single Lolium rigidum isolate FL_2022 chromosome 7, APGP_CSIRO_Lrig_0.1, whole genome shotgun sequence genomic region:
- the LOC124674921 gene encoding coiled-coil domain-containing protein 124, translated as MPKKMGVNSKAEAARERRSAEESDRRQKAERSKEEEYWREAEGSKPRAARRREEEAEKKAEAAARRAENRRLAEAEEAALARAAASSKTDARKANRVAAPAAKVTEAELLRRREEERLRLERDAEAAKKRAARVSEEDEYERVVVVPNTNRDDSIVEASSVGEAIARMSLVNSESPLPADRHPERRLKASFKAFEEAELPRLKEEKPGLTLKQYKDMIWKLWKKSPDNPLNKAAE; from the exons atgcCGAAGAAGATGGGCGTGAACTCCAAGGCGGAGGCCGCGCGCGAGCGCCGCTCCGCCGAGGAGTCGGACCGGCGCCAGAAGGCGGAGCGGTCCAAGGAGGAGGAGTACTGGCGCGAGGCGGAGGGGTCCAAGCCGCGCGCGGCgcgccgccgcgaggaggaggccgagaagaaggccgaggcggcggcccgcAGGGCCGAGAACCGCCGCCTCGCCGAGGCCGAGGAGGCGGCCCTCGCcagggccgccgcctcctccaagaCCGACGCCCGCAAGGCCAACCGCGTCGCCGCCCCGGCCGCCAAGGTCACCGAGGCCGAGCTGCTgcgccgccgcgaggaggagcgCCTCCGCCTCGAGCGCGACGCCGAGGCCGCCAAGAAGCGCGCCGCGCGGGtcagcgaggaggacgagtacgagcGCGTCGTCGTCGTGCCCAACACCAACAGGGACGACTCCATCGTCGAGGCGTCCTCCGTCGGCGAGGCCATCGCCCGGATGTCGCTTGTCAACTCCGAGTCGCCCTTGCCTGCCGACAGGCATCCCGAGCGTCGCCTCAAGGCATCTTTCAAG GCATTCGAAGAGGCAGAACTTCCTAGGCTGAAGGAAGAAAAGCCAGGCCTAACACTGAAACAGTACAAAGACATGATATGGAAGCTATGGAAGAAATCGCCAGACAACCCTTTGAACAAG GCGGCTGAGTGA